CCAAACGAAAATACGCCCATACCTGGGAGATGGTAGAGGTCGAGCCCGGCGTGTTGTGTGGCATTAATACGCTGCGCAGCAATCATCTGGTCGCCGAGGCCATTGAATCCGGCGTGGTGTCCGAGCTGGGAAGCTATGCCACGATGCGGCGCGAGGTGAATTATGGGCGGCAAAGGAGCCGGGTTGACTTGTTACTGGAAACGCCAGAAACAGACAGCAGGCCAGCCTGTTATGTTGAGGTGAAAAACGTCACCCTGGCCACGCGGGGTGTCGCCTATTTTCCGGATGCGGTCACCGTGCGGGGCGTAAAGCATCTGCGTGAATTAATGGCCATGGTCGAGGCCGGGATGCGCGCGGTCATCTTTTTTTGTGTGCAGCGTGCCGACTGCGTCGAGCTGCGACCGGCGGATGAGATTGATAGTGAATATGGGCGTGTGCTGCGCGAGGCAATGGCGGCAGGCGTTGAGGCTATCGCCTATCAGGCCGACGTAGGGCCTGCAGAGATTCGGCTGGTAAGGCGCATACCTGTAGTTATATAAAAGGCCCGCTTAACTGGTGCCTGGCTGAAGGCTGGCTGCGCTGTGCATGGGTTTATGTTCATCATTGCTGGCGCTATTGGCAATCAACATCGGTGTGAGGTCTGTTTCCGGCATGGGTCTGGCGAAGTGGTAACCCTGGATAAGTTCACACCCCAGTTTTTGCAACTCATCTTGAGCAGCCTGGTCTTCCACGCCTTCGGCGACTACCTCTAATCCAAGATCATGCGCGAGACTGACCGTGGCGCGCACAATAGAGGCGTCGCTTTCATCGTTCGACATATTCAATACAAAGGATTTGTCGACCTTCAGCTCGTCCACCGGCAGCTGTTTTAAATACGCTAACGACGAATAGCCTGTGCCAAAGTCATCGATCGATATTCTGACGCCAAGGTTGTCCAGGCCATCCAGCACAGTTCGTGCGTGTTCCGGGTCTGCCATCATCGAGGTTTCGGTGATTTCCAGGCACAGCTGTTCGGGTTTTACGTTCCAGTAATTGAGCAGGTTGGAAACCTGGGTGCCGAGAGTTTCGTCGTGCAGATTCCGCGCGGAAAGATTTACCGATACGGTGATGTGCAGGCCTATCTTTTGCCATTCGGCACATTGCCTGATTGCAGTGCGCAACACCCAGTCGGTCAGCGACTGGATCAGGCCGGCGTGTTCCGCGATCTCGATAAACACATCCGGTGGAACAAACCCCTGGGTCGGATGTATCCAGCGAGCCAGTGCTTCGACACTTTTGATGGTGCCGCTGCGGATATCGAGCTGGGGCTGGTAATACAGTTTCAGTGCGTCGTCGTGAATCGCACCGCGCAGGTCATGCGTGAGTCGCAGACGATCCGCATTATTCTTGTCCAGGCTGGTATCGTATATGGCAAAGTCCAGGGCCATCTTGCGTGCCTTGTGTAGCGCGGTTTCCGCCTTCTGAATGAGGATCTGGCTGTTGTCAGCGTGGTTGGGGAAGATGGAGATGCCCAGTATGGCGCGCACATAAAGGCTGTGATTGCTTATCTCAAAGGTGGCCTCGAAATTCTCCAGCAGCTTGTTGCTGATGGCCTCAATGTTCCCTGTCTCTGTGTGATTGAGGATAACGGCAAATTTGTTGCCGCCAAACCGGCCGATGTGGTCGGACGAACGTAGTGAACCTTTTAGGCGTTGCGATATCAGGTTCAGAAGGATGTCGCCGTTTTCATGGCCCA
The sequence above is drawn from the Gammaproteobacteria bacterium genome and encodes:
- a CDS encoding bifunctional diguanylate cyclase/phosphodiesterase, with the translated sequence MSFRAKLILSFISVILLIVMIFSAVAYTSARDYTRQNGQILVHKENLRLISQLGQQTPSLEQIQQLFPAGKHTDQLYIIIDSQTDEIASEGKNSTAIQLQQKVAQKILSAKNRAMLNPDSSGHNDGVISFNDEEYLWASDAIPNTSYKLISIYRHTENNIRHFLDYIGMPLGITLFIGIWIAVWASAILANLFQKIDDTNLQLKFQAHHDPLTQLPNRDALSYVTQQAIESARSAEGELIFCLIDIEALKDINDSLGHENGDILLNLISQRLKGSLRSSDHIGRFGGNKFAVILNHTETGNIEAISNKLLENFEATFEISNHSLYVRAILGISIFPNHADNSQILIQKAETALHKARKMALDFAIYDTSLDKNNADRLRLTHDLRGAIHDDALKLYYQPQLDIRSGTIKSVEALARWIHPTQGFVPPDVFIEIAEHAGLIQSLTDWVLRTAIRQCAEWQKIGLHITVSVNLSARNLHDETLGTQVSNLLNYWNVKPEQLCLEITETSMMADPEHARTVLDGLDNLGVRISIDDFGTGYSSLAYLKQLPVDELKVDKSFVLNMSNDESDASIVRATVSLAHDLGLEVVAEGVEDQAAQDELQKLGCELIQGYHFARPMPETDLTPMLIANSASNDEHKPMHSAASLQPGTS
- the sfsA gene encoding DNA/RNA nuclease SfsA, which produces MKLPHDLLEGRLIQRYKRFLLDVALADGEVLTAHTSNTGAMTGCSTPGSRVWLSRADNPKRKYAHTWEMVEVEPGVLCGINTLRSNHLVAEAIESGVVSELGSYATMRREVNYGRQRSRVDLLLETPETDSRPACYVEVKNVTLATRGVAYFPDAVTVRGVKHLRELMAMVEAGMRAVIFFCVQRADCVELRPADEIDSEYGRVLREAMAAGVEAIAYQADVGPAEIRLVRRIPVVI